One window of Lemur catta isolate mLemCat1 chromosome 3, mLemCat1.pri, whole genome shotgun sequence genomic DNA carries:
- the ECM1 gene encoding extracellular matrix protein 1 isoform X2, whose product MGTVPRAAWVLACLAVASAASEGGLRAPGQRELRPEHFRQHLHEVGYAAPPSPPLIQSLPVDHPDTSQHGPPLEGQREVQPPHPQEAIPAQKEELPPPQFPEKKVDPANPQEAIPLQEEQLPPPQITIEQKEENRAPFVSQSHPNPESWNPAQHCQHSRPRGGWSHRLDGFPPGRPSPDNLNQICLPDRQHVVYGPWNLPQSGYSHLTRQGETLNFLETGYSRCCRCRSHTNRLDCAKLVWEDAMTRFCEAEFSVKTRAHWCCKRRGEARFSCFQEEAPQPHYQLQACPGHQTGISSGPELPFPPGVPTLANVKNICHLRRFRSVPRNLPATDPIQRQLQALTWLEGEFQRCCRQGNNHTCTWKAWEDTLDRYCDQEHAVKTHHHPCCHHPPSPARDECFARRAPYPNYDRDILTIDISRVTPNLMGHLCGKQRVLTKHKQIPGLIHNMTALCCELPFPEQACCAEDEKLAFIEDLCGPRRNFWRDPAFCCDLNPGDEQVNCFNTNYLRNVALVAGDTANAKGQGEQGTNGGTNISSTLEPKEE is encoded by the exons ATGGGGACTGTGCCCAGAGCAGCCTGGGTCTTGGCCTGTCTGGCTGTTGCTTCTGCCGCCTCCGAGGGAG gccTCAGGGCTCCAGGGCAGAGGGAGCTGAGGCCAGAGCACTTCAGGCAGCATCTTCATGAAG TTGGCTATGcagcacccccctccccacccctgatcCAAAGCCTTCCTGTGGATCACCCCGACACCTCTCAGCATGGCCCTCCcttggagggacagagggaag TGCAGCCCCCTCACCCTCAGGAAGCCATCCCTGCCCAGAAGGAAGAGCTCCCCCCTCCACAGTTCCCTGAAAAGAAAG TGGACCCCGCTAACCCTCAGGAAGCCATCCCTCTCCAAGAGGaacagctgccccctccccaaatcACTATTGAACAGAAAGAAG AAAACCGAGCTCCATTCGTGAGCCAATCCCATCCAAATCCTGAGTCTTGGAATCCGGCCCAGCACTGCCAACACAGCCGACCCCGAGGGGGCTGGAGCCACCGGCTGGATGGCTTCCCTCCAGGGCGGCCTTCTCCAGACAATCTGAACCAGATCTGCCTTCCTGACCGTCAGCACGTGGTATATGGCCCCTGGAACCTGCCACAGTCTGGCTACTCCCACCTTACTCGCCAGGGTGAGACCCTCAATTTCCTGGAGACTGGATATTcccgctgctgccgctgccgcagCCACACAAACCGCCTAGACTGTGCAAAACTCGTG TGGGAGGACGCAATGACCCGGTTCTGTGAGGCCGAATTCTCGGTCAAGACTCGAGCCCACTGGTGCTGCAAACGGCGGGGGGAGGCTCGATTCTCCTGCTTCCAGGAGGAAGCTCCCCAGCCACACTACCAGCTCCAGGCCTGCCCTGGCCACCAGACTGGTATTTCCTCGGGCCCCGAGCTGCCTTTTCCCCCTGGGGTGCCCACATTGGCCAATGTCAAGAACATCTGCCACCTGAGACGCTTCCGCTCTGTGCCACGAAACCTCCCAGCTACTGACCCCATCCAAAGGCAGCTACAGGCTCTGACTTGGCTGGAGGGGGAGTTCCAGCGCTGCTGCCGCCAGGGAAACAACCACACCTGTACATGGAAGGCA TGGGAGGATACCCTTGATCGATACTGTGACCAGGAGCATGCTGTAAAGACCCATCACCACCCGTGTTGCCACCACCCTCCTAGCCCTGCTCGCGATGAGTGCTTTGCCCGTCGGGCCCCCTACCCCAACTATGACCGGGACATCTTGACCATTGACATCAGCCGAGTCACTCCCAACCTTATGGGCCATCTCTGTGGAAAACAAAGAGTTCTCACCAAGCA TAAACAGATTCCTGGGCTGATCCACAACATGACTGCCCTCTGCTGTGAACTACCATTTCCAGAACAAGCCTGCTGTGCCGAGGATGAG AAACTAGCCTTCATTGAAGATCTGTGCGGTCCCCGACGTAACTTCTGGCGAGACCCTGCCTTCTGTTGTGACCTCAATCCTGGGGATGAGCAGGTCAACTGTTTCAACACCAATTATCTGAGGAATGTGGCTCTAGTGGCTGGAGATACTGCGAATGCCAAGGGCCAGGGGGAGCAGGGCACAAATGGGGGAACAAATATCAGCTCCACCCTTGAGCCCAAGGAAGAATGA
- the ECM1 gene encoding extracellular matrix protein 1 isoform X1, which yields MGTVPRAAWVLACLAVASAASEGGLRAPGQRELRPEHFRQHLHEVGYAAPPSPPLIQSLPVDHPDTSQHGPPLEGQREVQPPHPQEAIPAQKEELPPPQFPEKKVDPANPQEAIPAQKEELPPPQFPEKKVDPANPQEAIPLQEEQLPPPQITIEQKEENRAPFVSQSHPNPESWNPAQHCQHSRPRGGWSHRLDGFPPGRPSPDNLNQICLPDRQHVVYGPWNLPQSGYSHLTRQGETLNFLETGYSRCCRCRSHTNRLDCAKLVWEDAMTRFCEAEFSVKTRAHWCCKRRGEARFSCFQEEAPQPHYQLQACPGHQTGISSGPELPFPPGVPTLANVKNICHLRRFRSVPRNLPATDPIQRQLQALTWLEGEFQRCCRQGNNHTCTWKAWEDTLDRYCDQEHAVKTHHHPCCHHPPSPARDECFARRAPYPNYDRDILTIDISRVTPNLMGHLCGKQRVLTKHKQIPGLIHNMTALCCELPFPEQACCAEDEKLAFIEDLCGPRRNFWRDPAFCCDLNPGDEQVNCFNTNYLRNVALVAGDTANAKGQGEQGTNGGTNISSTLEPKEE from the exons ATGGGGACTGTGCCCAGAGCAGCCTGGGTCTTGGCCTGTCTGGCTGTTGCTTCTGCCGCCTCCGAGGGAG gccTCAGGGCTCCAGGGCAGAGGGAGCTGAGGCCAGAGCACTTCAGGCAGCATCTTCATGAAG TTGGCTATGcagcacccccctccccacccctgatcCAAAGCCTTCCTGTGGATCACCCCGACACCTCTCAGCATGGCCCTCCcttggagggacagagggaag TGCAGCCCCCTCACCCTCAGGAAGCCATCCCTGCCCAGAAGGAAGAGCTCCCCCCTCCACAGTTCCCTGAAAAGAAAG TGGACCCCGCTAACCCTCAGGAAGCCATCCCTGCCCAGAAGGAAGAGCTCCCCCCTCCACAGTTCCCTGAAAAGAAAG TGGACCCCGCTAACCCTCAGGAAGCCATCCCTCTCCAAGAGGaacagctgccccctccccaaatcACTATTGAACAGAAAGAAG AAAACCGAGCTCCATTCGTGAGCCAATCCCATCCAAATCCTGAGTCTTGGAATCCGGCCCAGCACTGCCAACACAGCCGACCCCGAGGGGGCTGGAGCCACCGGCTGGATGGCTTCCCTCCAGGGCGGCCTTCTCCAGACAATCTGAACCAGATCTGCCTTCCTGACCGTCAGCACGTGGTATATGGCCCCTGGAACCTGCCACAGTCTGGCTACTCCCACCTTACTCGCCAGGGTGAGACCCTCAATTTCCTGGAGACTGGATATTcccgctgctgccgctgccgcagCCACACAAACCGCCTAGACTGTGCAAAACTCGTG TGGGAGGACGCAATGACCCGGTTCTGTGAGGCCGAATTCTCGGTCAAGACTCGAGCCCACTGGTGCTGCAAACGGCGGGGGGAGGCTCGATTCTCCTGCTTCCAGGAGGAAGCTCCCCAGCCACACTACCAGCTCCAGGCCTGCCCTGGCCACCAGACTGGTATTTCCTCGGGCCCCGAGCTGCCTTTTCCCCCTGGGGTGCCCACATTGGCCAATGTCAAGAACATCTGCCACCTGAGACGCTTCCGCTCTGTGCCACGAAACCTCCCAGCTACTGACCCCATCCAAAGGCAGCTACAGGCTCTGACTTGGCTGGAGGGGGAGTTCCAGCGCTGCTGCCGCCAGGGAAACAACCACACCTGTACATGGAAGGCA TGGGAGGATACCCTTGATCGATACTGTGACCAGGAGCATGCTGTAAAGACCCATCACCACCCGTGTTGCCACCACCCTCCTAGCCCTGCTCGCGATGAGTGCTTTGCCCGTCGGGCCCCCTACCCCAACTATGACCGGGACATCTTGACCATTGACATCAGCCGAGTCACTCCCAACCTTATGGGCCATCTCTGTGGAAAACAAAGAGTTCTCACCAAGCA TAAACAGATTCCTGGGCTGATCCACAACATGACTGCCCTCTGCTGTGAACTACCATTTCCAGAACAAGCCTGCTGTGCCGAGGATGAG AAACTAGCCTTCATTGAAGATCTGTGCGGTCCCCGACGTAACTTCTGGCGAGACCCTGCCTTCTGTTGTGACCTCAATCCTGGGGATGAGCAGGTCAACTGTTTCAACACCAATTATCTGAGGAATGTGGCTCTAGTGGCTGGAGATACTGCGAATGCCAAGGGCCAGGGGGAGCAGGGCACAAATGGGGGAACAAATATCAGCTCCACCCTTGAGCCCAAGGAAGAATGA
- the ECM1 gene encoding extracellular matrix protein 1 isoform X3 gives MGTVPRAAWVLACLAVASAASEGGLRAPGQRELRPEHFRQHLHEVGYAAPPSPPLIQSLPVDHPDTSQHGPPLEGQREVQPPHPQEAIPAQKEELPPPQFPEKKVDPANPQEAIPAQKEELPPPQFPEKKVDPANPQEAIPLQEEQLPPPQITIEQKEENRAPFVSQSHPNPESWNPAQHCQHSRPRGGWSHRLDGFPPGRPSPDNLNQICLPDRQHVVYGPWNLPQSGYSHLTRQGETLNFLETGYSRCCRCRSHTNRLDCAKLVWEDTLDRYCDQEHAVKTHHHPCCHHPPSPARDECFARRAPYPNYDRDILTIDISRVTPNLMGHLCGKQRVLTKHKQIPGLIHNMTALCCELPFPEQACCAEDEKLAFIEDLCGPRRNFWRDPAFCCDLNPGDEQVNCFNTNYLRNVALVAGDTANAKGQGEQGTNGGTNISSTLEPKEE, from the exons ATGGGGACTGTGCCCAGAGCAGCCTGGGTCTTGGCCTGTCTGGCTGTTGCTTCTGCCGCCTCCGAGGGAG gccTCAGGGCTCCAGGGCAGAGGGAGCTGAGGCCAGAGCACTTCAGGCAGCATCTTCATGAAG TTGGCTATGcagcacccccctccccacccctgatcCAAAGCCTTCCTGTGGATCACCCCGACACCTCTCAGCATGGCCCTCCcttggagggacagagggaag TGCAGCCCCCTCACCCTCAGGAAGCCATCCCTGCCCAGAAGGAAGAGCTCCCCCCTCCACAGTTCCCTGAAAAGAAAG TGGACCCCGCTAACCCTCAGGAAGCCATCCCTGCCCAGAAGGAAGAGCTCCCCCCTCCACAGTTCCCTGAAAAGAAAG TGGACCCCGCTAACCCTCAGGAAGCCATCCCTCTCCAAGAGGaacagctgccccctccccaaatcACTATTGAACAGAAAGAAG AAAACCGAGCTCCATTCGTGAGCCAATCCCATCCAAATCCTGAGTCTTGGAATCCGGCCCAGCACTGCCAACACAGCCGACCCCGAGGGGGCTGGAGCCACCGGCTGGATGGCTTCCCTCCAGGGCGGCCTTCTCCAGACAATCTGAACCAGATCTGCCTTCCTGACCGTCAGCACGTGGTATATGGCCCCTGGAACCTGCCACAGTCTGGCTACTCCCACCTTACTCGCCAGGGTGAGACCCTCAATTTCCTGGAGACTGGATATTcccgctgctgccgctgccgcagCCACACAAACCGCCTAGACTGTGCAAAACTCGTG TGGGAGGATACCCTTGATCGATACTGTGACCAGGAGCATGCTGTAAAGACCCATCACCACCCGTGTTGCCACCACCCTCCTAGCCCTGCTCGCGATGAGTGCTTTGCCCGTCGGGCCCCCTACCCCAACTATGACCGGGACATCTTGACCATTGACATCAGCCGAGTCACTCCCAACCTTATGGGCCATCTCTGTGGAAAACAAAGAGTTCTCACCAAGCA TAAACAGATTCCTGGGCTGATCCACAACATGACTGCCCTCTGCTGTGAACTACCATTTCCAGAACAAGCCTGCTGTGCCGAGGATGAG AAACTAGCCTTCATTGAAGATCTGTGCGGTCCCCGACGTAACTTCTGGCGAGACCCTGCCTTCTGTTGTGACCTCAATCCTGGGGATGAGCAGGTCAACTGTTTCAACACCAATTATCTGAGGAATGTGGCTCTAGTGGCTGGAGATACTGCGAATGCCAAGGGCCAGGGGGAGCAGGGCACAAATGGGGGAACAAATATCAGCTCCACCCTTGAGCCCAAGGAAGAATGA
- the ECM1 gene encoding extracellular matrix protein 1 isoform X4, with protein sequence MGTVPRAAWVLACLAVASAASEGGLRAPGQRELRPEHFRQHLHEVGYAAPPSPPLIQSLPVDHPDTSQHGPPLEGQREVQPPHPQEAIPAQKEELPPPQFPEKKVDPANPQEAIPLQEEQLPPPQITIEQKEENRAPFVSQSHPNPESWNPAQHCQHSRPRGGWSHRLDGFPPGRPSPDNLNQICLPDRQHVVYGPWNLPQSGYSHLTRQGETLNFLETGYSRCCRCRSHTNRLDCAKLVWEDTLDRYCDQEHAVKTHHHPCCHHPPSPARDECFARRAPYPNYDRDILTIDISRVTPNLMGHLCGKQRVLTKHKQIPGLIHNMTALCCELPFPEQACCAEDEKLAFIEDLCGPRRNFWRDPAFCCDLNPGDEQVNCFNTNYLRNVALVAGDTANAKGQGEQGTNGGTNISSTLEPKEE encoded by the exons ATGGGGACTGTGCCCAGAGCAGCCTGGGTCTTGGCCTGTCTGGCTGTTGCTTCTGCCGCCTCCGAGGGAG gccTCAGGGCTCCAGGGCAGAGGGAGCTGAGGCCAGAGCACTTCAGGCAGCATCTTCATGAAG TTGGCTATGcagcacccccctccccacccctgatcCAAAGCCTTCCTGTGGATCACCCCGACACCTCTCAGCATGGCCCTCCcttggagggacagagggaag TGCAGCCCCCTCACCCTCAGGAAGCCATCCCTGCCCAGAAGGAAGAGCTCCCCCCTCCACAGTTCCCTGAAAAGAAAG TGGACCCCGCTAACCCTCAGGAAGCCATCCCTCTCCAAGAGGaacagctgccccctccccaaatcACTATTGAACAGAAAGAAG AAAACCGAGCTCCATTCGTGAGCCAATCCCATCCAAATCCTGAGTCTTGGAATCCGGCCCAGCACTGCCAACACAGCCGACCCCGAGGGGGCTGGAGCCACCGGCTGGATGGCTTCCCTCCAGGGCGGCCTTCTCCAGACAATCTGAACCAGATCTGCCTTCCTGACCGTCAGCACGTGGTATATGGCCCCTGGAACCTGCCACAGTCTGGCTACTCCCACCTTACTCGCCAGGGTGAGACCCTCAATTTCCTGGAGACTGGATATTcccgctgctgccgctgccgcagCCACACAAACCGCCTAGACTGTGCAAAACTCGTG TGGGAGGATACCCTTGATCGATACTGTGACCAGGAGCATGCTGTAAAGACCCATCACCACCCGTGTTGCCACCACCCTCCTAGCCCTGCTCGCGATGAGTGCTTTGCCCGTCGGGCCCCCTACCCCAACTATGACCGGGACATCTTGACCATTGACATCAGCCGAGTCACTCCCAACCTTATGGGCCATCTCTGTGGAAAACAAAGAGTTCTCACCAAGCA TAAACAGATTCCTGGGCTGATCCACAACATGACTGCCCTCTGCTGTGAACTACCATTTCCAGAACAAGCCTGCTGTGCCGAGGATGAG AAACTAGCCTTCATTGAAGATCTGTGCGGTCCCCGACGTAACTTCTGGCGAGACCCTGCCTTCTGTTGTGACCTCAATCCTGGGGATGAGCAGGTCAACTGTTTCAACACCAATTATCTGAGGAATGTGGCTCTAGTGGCTGGAGATACTGCGAATGCCAAGGGCCAGGGGGAGCAGGGCACAAATGGGGGAACAAATATCAGCTCCACCCTTGAGCCCAAGGAAGAATGA